A window from Schistosoma haematobium chromosome 1, whole genome shotgun sequence encodes these proteins:
- the DVL2_1 gene encoding Segment polarity protein dishevelled DVL-2 (EggNog:ENOG410V6AU~COG:T), whose protein sequence is MTGALGTPGFDGNTPFFGSGSPAAGMAMIPGHFMGMTPSSGLSVPSMPPGMPPLILPPSMAGINAIPSSNMTTKSLPEVADGDGLTGGYHRSRGPASSGVVGGPGSTKTNGSRSGGETTVDAKGTQSLLSGANGKSSTSLTVASDMASVVHDMLMSDSGLEIRDRTWLKITIPNAFIGSELVDWLFTHVDGFADRRDARRYASNLLHYGYICHTVNKSTFSEQCYYTFGDIATTLSHLNLDEVDSVSEIGANSSSHTGTHPMMPQMYPHVHHVLPDAPGGGSATGLSSVQNQNAPSNPNLGLMSSPIPGEGNSLAQTNSHYPYPPVLYPIPSTAPVSSSGPCNVDANGNDCSFVNPNSSALSGLRNRMSNNGQMGVDSAMYPVNTTTIAPHTRSVIPNQTHVTTMNATSNQKIQQQKVNNSSSSSSSRSSASSTSSSSTGYSGNRRPAGLSANTTTQTLNTNVPQSMITPLDTSASKGLPSLNKGIQRRTDPSSVQSLSVSSHPCFCMPFIRKTLNSSSHANNNNINNACKKLDTQQKQQQEEQQPCQTKNVVHDRHSDLHELDSAKNSLILLSDENVNNNNYKIVDNLSSVAITNSTISTTPTNDNRRNSYSVKSLNQQITNNVIDNDRTTTITTTSECYSNNKEIDHNDSDNNNQLFLLAKHDSIINNDFSTEHLSFMEDKIHESGTSSTSSASRQNGTGASAAGSGSGSAVTTHVLKKFNTNNNGNNNNSISNKSEFLDNVQRTQHGMDFNNAFRQTNCNLVKDSNNKPELNQSFNHTMTTGGSNVSTGGIHNNQR, encoded by the exons ATGACTGGAGCACTTGGAACACCCGGATTTGATGGAAATACACCTTTTTTTGGTTCAGGATCACCTGCTGCTGGAATGGCAATGATTCCTG GCCATTTTATGGGTATGACTCCATCCTCTGGATTGTCCGTACCATCTATGCCTCCTGGTATGCCTCCTTTAATTTTACCACCTTCAATGGCTGGAATCAATGCAATACCTTCATCTAATATGACTACTAAATCATTACCAGAAGTTGCTGATGGTGATGGTTTAACTGGCGGGTATCATCGCAGTAGAGGTCCTGCAAGTAGTGGAGTTGTTGGTGGGCCAGGAAGTACGAAAACTAACGGTTCCCGATCAGGAGGTGAGACAACTGTCGATGCTAAAGGTACTCAGTCACTTCTGTCTGGTGCGAATGGCAAATCATCCACATCATTAACTGTAGCTTCTGATATGGCTTCTGTAGTTCATGATATGTTGATGTCTGATTCTGGTCTAGAAATACGTGATCGAACGTGGCTGAAAATAACCATCCCAAATGCTTTTATTG GCTCTGAATTAGTTGATTGGTTATTCACACATGTAGACGGTTTCGCAGATCGGCGAGATGCTCGGAGGTATGCATCTAACCTACTGCATTATGGTTATATTTGTCATACCGTTAATAAGAGTACATTTTCCGAACAATGTTACTATACTTTTGGAGATATAGCCACGA CGTTGTCTCATCTTAATTTAGACGAAGTAGATTCAGTTTCTGAAATCGGTGCTAATTCTTCATCTCATACTGGTACTCATCCTATGATGCCTCAAATGTATCCTCACGTCCACCATGTGCTTCCTGATGCTCCTGGTGGTGGTTCAGCTACAGGTCTATCATCAGTACAAAATCAAAATGCTCCATCTAATCCTAATCTAGGTTTAATGTCATCTCCTATACCTGGTGAAGGGAATTCACTTGCTCAAACCAACTCTCATTATCCTTACCCACCTGTACTTTATCCTATCCCATCAACAGCTCCTGTGTCTTCATCTGGTCCTTGTAATGTTGATGCGAATGGAAATGACTGTAGTTTTGTTAACCCAAACTCATCTGCTCTTTCTGGTCTTAGAAATAGAATGTCAAATAACGG TCAAATGGGTGTGGATTCTGCCATGTATCCGGTAAATACCACTACCATTGCTCCTCATACACGTTCTGTTATTCCTAATCAGACACATGTTACTACTATGAATGCTACATCAAATCAAAAGATACAACAGCAGAAAGTAAACAACTCTTCCTCGTCTAGTTCATCTCGTTCTTCTGCATCTTCAACATCTTCCTCTTCTACCGGTTATTCTGGTAACAGACGTCCAGCTGGTCTATCGGCTAATACTACTACTCAAACACTTAACACCAATGTTCCTCAAAGTATGATCACACCACTAGATACCTCAGCTTCTAAAGGCCTTCCTTCCTTAAATAAGGGTATTCAACGACGCACTGATCCATCAAGTGTACAAAGTCTTTCCG TCTCATCTCATCCATGTTTTTGTATGCCATTCATCCGAAAAACTCTTAATTCATCATCgcatgctaataataataatattaataatgcaTGTAAAAAATTAGATACACAACAGAAGCAACAACAAGAAGAACAACAACCATGTCAAACTAAAAATGTTGTGCATGATCGCCATTCTGATCTGCATGAACTAGATTCCGCAAAAAACTCATTAATATTGTTATCCGATGAGaatgtcaataataataattataagataGTTGATAATCTATCATCAGTTGCCATTACTAATTCTACCATATCTACTACTCCTACAAATGATAATCGACGTAATTCATACTCAGTGAAATCATTAAACCAACAAATAACGAATAATGTTATTGATAATGACcgaacaacaacaataaccacTACTAGTGAAtgttacagtaataataaagaaatagatCATAAtgacagtgataataataatcaattatttttgttGGCAAAACATGACAGTATCATtaataatgatttcagtacTGAACATTTATCATTCATGGAAGATAAAATACATGAATCAG GCACAAGCAGTACTAGTTCTGCAAGTCGCCAAAATGGAACTGGGGCAAGTGCTGCTGGGAGTGGTAGCGGCAGTGCCGTAACTACACATGTACTCAAAAAATTTAACAcgaataataatggtaataataataacagtatatCTAATAAATCCGAATTTCTTGACAATGTTCAACGTACACAGCATGGTATGGATTTTAACAATGCATTTCGTCAAACTAATTGCAATTTAGTCaaagattcaaacaataaaCCAGAACTCAATCAATCATTTAATCATACAATGACAACTGGTGGAAGTAACGTTAGCACTGGTGGAATTCACAATAATCAGAGATGA